From a region of the Rouxiella sp. S1S-2 genome:
- the shiA gene encoding shikimate transporter, which yields MDSTLISTPPVKQTPVRNRARRAAWGSFAGAVVDWYDFLLYGITAALVFNREFFPQISPAMGTIAALATFGVGFLFRPLGGIVFGHYGDRLGRKRMLMMTVWIMGLATALIGLVPTFSMIGWWAPVLLVTLRAIQGFAVGGEWGGAAVLSVESAPEKKKAFYSSGVQIGYGVGLLLSTGLVSLISHLTTDAQFLSWGWRIPFLFSTLLVLAALWVRKGIVESEEFEQQSQLNPLAETKRRLPVIEALIRHPSAFLKIIALRLCELLTMYIVTTFALSFSTQNLGLPRDLFLNIGLLVGGLSCLTIPCFAWLADRFGRRRIYITGALVGTLSAFPFFMALEAHSLFWIVFFAIMLANVAHDMVVCVQQPMFTEMFGARYRYSGAGVGYQVASVVGGGFTPLIAATLVTFSGGNWHSVAAYLLAGCLLSAVTALMMKGTR from the coding sequence ATGGACTCCACCCTCATTTCGACTCCCCCCGTCAAGCAGACGCCTGTACGTAATCGTGCCCGTCGTGCCGCCTGGGGTAGTTTCGCTGGCGCCGTAGTAGACTGGTATGACTTTCTGCTTTATGGCATTACCGCTGCCCTCGTATTTAACCGCGAATTCTTCCCGCAAATAAGCCCGGCGATGGGGACAATTGCCGCTTTAGCGACCTTTGGCGTCGGCTTTTTGTTCCGGCCACTCGGTGGGATAGTCTTCGGCCATTATGGCGATCGCCTTGGCCGCAAACGCATGCTGATGATGACCGTTTGGATAATGGGTTTGGCTACCGCGCTGATAGGCCTGGTGCCAACCTTTAGCATGATTGGTTGGTGGGCACCGGTGCTGCTGGTGACACTGCGTGCAATACAGGGCTTCGCCGTTGGCGGTGAATGGGGAGGTGCGGCCGTGCTTTCAGTCGAAAGTGCGCCCGAGAAGAAAAAGGCTTTCTACAGCAGCGGTGTGCAAATTGGCTATGGCGTCGGGCTGCTGCTCTCTACCGGTCTGGTTTCGCTTATCAGTCATTTGACCACTGATGCACAGTTTCTTAGCTGGGGCTGGCGTATTCCTTTCCTGTTCAGCACCTTATTGGTTTTGGCAGCGCTGTGGGTACGTAAAGGAATCGTTGAGTCCGAAGAATTTGAACAGCAAAGTCAGCTTAATCCGTTGGCAGAAACTAAACGACGCCTGCCCGTGATCGAGGCGTTAATACGCCACCCCAGCGCATTTTTAAAAATCATCGCCCTGCGACTGTGTGAATTACTGACAATGTATATTGTCACCACCTTCGCGCTTAGCTTCTCCACGCAGAATCTTGGCTTACCGCGTGATTTATTCCTTAATATCGGTTTGTTGGTAGGCGGGCTGAGTTGCCTGACCATCCCCTGCTTCGCCTGGCTGGCTGACCGCTTTGGACGGCGGCGCATTTACATCACCGGCGCCTTGGTTGGCACACTGAGTGCGTTCCCGTTCTTTATGGCGCTGGAAGCTCACTCACTGTTCTGGATAGTATTCTTCGCAATTATGCTGGCGAATGTTGCACACGACATGGTGGTCTGCGTGCAGCAGCCGATGTTTACAGAAATGTTTGGCGCACGTTATCGCTACAGTGGCGCGGGTGTGGGTTATCAAGTTGCCAGTGTGGTTGGCGGTGGTTTTACGCCACTGATTGCTGCCACACTGGTCACTTTTTCCGGCGGCAACTGGCACAGCGTGGCCGCCTACCTGCTGGCGGGTTGCCTGCTTTCCGCCGTCACCGCCCTGATGATGAAAGGGACACGTTGA
- a CDS encoding MFS transporter yields the protein MNKTFPPAIYVLGFTLFAMTTSEYMVAGLITSMSTDLGVSIPKVGYLITLYSLGMVLGGPLLATFLVKLSNKAALLTITGIFLVAQAVATVSATYDLLAVARFATGLSSAAFFGFALMTAAKMVPPERFGVAASIVLGGMMIATVAGLPISAILDQYYGWRVSFALIIALTALAGMGIILIVPKFQAEARGSIKTELGSILNGSIWSAFITSFFVIAATFATFSYFVPYFENTVGFDSSSIPAILFAYGCFTIIGNILVGRLADNSPVKVVFIGSIVLVLALCGLYVFYDNKILVLISVMVLGLTGITLTPAMSSRVFKAAPNTSLINTLHTSVICLGVVVGSWGGGYAIDQGFGYRSPALMGIFLACLAIVTLLPVLRNHQEPQ from the coding sequence ATGAACAAAACCTTTCCACCCGCAATATATGTCTTAGGATTCACTCTGTTTGCCATGACCACATCCGAATACATGGTCGCAGGATTAATCACATCCATGTCCACTGACTTGGGTGTTTCAATTCCTAAAGTTGGATATTTAATTACCCTTTATTCATTAGGCATGGTCCTTGGGGGTCCATTACTTGCCACATTTTTAGTCAAATTGAGTAATAAAGCCGCGTTATTGACCATTACCGGCATATTTCTTGTCGCCCAAGCCGTCGCAACCGTCTCTGCGACCTATGACTTGTTAGCCGTAGCGAGATTCGCGACCGGTTTATCCTCCGCCGCCTTCTTTGGCTTTGCGCTGATGACGGCGGCGAAAATGGTTCCGCCGGAACGCTTTGGCGTCGCAGCCTCGATCGTATTAGGCGGAATGATGATTGCGACGGTTGCCGGACTGCCAATATCAGCCATCCTCGACCAGTATTATGGCTGGAGAGTTTCATTTGCATTAATTATTGCCCTCACCGCACTCGCGGGAATGGGTATTATCCTGATCGTACCGAAATTCCAAGCAGAGGCTAGGGGCAGCATCAAGACTGAATTGGGTTCAATTCTAAACGGGTCAATTTGGAGTGCCTTCATCACCAGCTTCTTTGTTATTGCAGCCACCTTTGCGACATTCAGCTATTTCGTTCCCTATTTCGAAAATACCGTCGGTTTCGATTCATCTTCTATTCCAGCGATTCTCTTCGCTTACGGATGCTTTACGATAATAGGCAATATCTTAGTCGGTCGATTGGCTGATAACTCGCCAGTCAAGGTGGTGTTCATCGGCAGCATCGTGTTGGTTCTGGCCCTGTGTGGACTTTACGTCTTTTACGACAACAAAATATTGGTGCTTATTTCGGTCATGGTACTCGGGCTCACAGGTATTACTCTCACCCCTGCCATGTCCTCACGCGTATTTAAAGCGGCACCGAACACCTCATTGATTAATACCCTGCATACCTCAGTGATTTGCCTTGGCGTCGTGGTCGGTTCTTGGGGCGGTGGCTATGCTATTGACCAAGGTTTTGGCTATCGCTCCCCGGCGCTGATGGGTATTTTTCTTGCCTGTTTGGCGATTGTCACCCTACTGCCTGTTTTGAGAAATCACCAAGAGCCTCAATGA
- a CDS encoding LysR family transcriptional regulator produces the protein MDLNALKIFIKVGETQSFTKAAQALGLTQSGVSRAITRLELDLRVALLNRNTHCVSLTSDGIFLYESSQALMHEMDEVGQSLTARTVFPEGELRITTPSAYGRLVIIPLLKEILDRYPALSIDAVMTDRLVDLVEEGFDAAIRIGSIQDSRLIARTLKHLRFVTVASPEYLDSRGIPLAPAQLVQHNCLTVKAQNTGRATKWFYTLAGEKQSFDIKGNFVVDTADVLLEAVLSGMGIVQIMDFAVDKYIESGELVELLPEYAEASIPLSLIYAKSRHRSPKISALLTAFGLNI, from the coding sequence ATGGATTTGAACGCGCTTAAAATCTTTATCAAGGTAGGAGAGACACAGAGTTTCACCAAAGCCGCACAGGCATTGGGTCTCACCCAATCTGGGGTTTCTCGCGCTATTACCAGACTTGAACTGGACCTTCGCGTTGCTTTGTTAAACCGCAATACCCATTGCGTAAGTTTGACCAGCGACGGCATATTTTTATATGAGTCCTCACAAGCCCTGATGCATGAAATGGATGAGGTCGGACAATCTCTTACTGCAAGAACCGTCTTTCCAGAAGGCGAATTAAGAATAACCACTCCTTCCGCTTACGGTCGATTAGTGATTATTCCCCTCCTCAAAGAGATCCTTGATAGATATCCGGCATTATCTATTGATGCCGTCATGACTGACCGATTAGTTGATCTCGTGGAAGAGGGCTTTGACGCGGCGATAAGGATTGGCAGCATACAGGACTCACGGCTTATCGCGAGAACCCTCAAGCATTTGCGTTTTGTCACCGTGGCATCGCCGGAGTATTTAGACAGTCGCGGAATTCCTCTCGCGCCTGCGCAATTGGTTCAGCATAACTGCCTGACTGTTAAAGCGCAGAATACGGGACGTGCCACCAAGTGGTTTTATACTCTCGCAGGAGAAAAACAGTCATTTGATATCAAAGGTAATTTCGTCGTTGATACAGCCGACGTGCTGTTAGAGGCGGTACTTAGCGGGATGGGCATTGTGCAAATAATGGACTTTGCAGTCGACAAATATATTGAGAGTGGTGAGTTGGTCGAGCTACTCCCCGAATACGCCGAGGCGTCAATTCCGCTGTCATTGATCTATGCAAAATCGCGCCATCGTTCGCCTAAAATAAGTGCACTGCTGACGGCATTTGGGCTCAATATCTGA